The proteins below come from a single Rosa rugosa chromosome 2, drRosRugo1.1, whole genome shotgun sequence genomic window:
- the LOC133729391 gene encoding seipin-2 yields MEQDTQLPIPSNDQNVDVFFDALDDFPPSSADDDDDQPDQSTSSSTLDVPDSKPSPISHLRLRPSRRELSGDDSKTSALHSSQTDPINDARLNYRGRRFLLRRNLKPPESIQDPVGPVPAPSDQKDEGSTVTTAADDDRGGDSADSAMQLGDSSFNPLVFIAGLIIKAIGLQINLIISIVTFPAWILYNSYMLLVDPLQIVGRGREFLKAKLVNLSALAAGAVSPLVGEWVKDKDSVWKVALRFGWGLLWACYVGFLLCGLLVSSLVFSGVFMRYIVVEPLQMKEMLNFDYTKHSPVAYVPVVSCAGVGCGVDCKEKVRDGGIFGYRVIPPGHKLAASVKFVLPESEYNRNLGIFQVRVQFLSAEGKTLASLSHPCMLYFKSEPIRLLLTFIKIAPLISGYISESQTLNLKFRGFVEGDIPTACLKVTIEQRAEYNPGAGIPEIYDSSMTLESELPLFKRIIWNWRRTLFVWMSIMMFMMEMLFTLVCCRPLVIPRARPRAASVSTSPTQTQSSPPVRN; encoded by the exons ATGGAACAAGATACCCAACTCCCAATCCCAAGCAACGATCAAAACGTCGACGTTTTCTTCGACGCCCTCGACGATTTCCCTCCCTCCTCcgccgacgacgacgacgaccaACCCGATCAATCCACGTCATCCTCCACCCTCGATGTCCCCGATTCCAAACCCTCTCCGATCTCCCACCTCCGTCTCCGGCCCTCCCGCCGAGAACTCTCCGGCGACGACTCCAAGACCTCCGCTTTACACTCCTCCCAAACCGACCCAATCAACGACGCCAGGCTCAATTACCGAGGCAGAAGGTTCTTACTTCGCCGGAATTTGAAGCCGCCGGAGTCGATTCAGGACCCGGTCGGACCGGTGCCAGCTCCGAGCGACCAGAAAGACGAGGGCTCGACTGTAACTACCGCCGCCGACGATGACCGAGGCGGCGACTCGGCCGACTCGGCCATGCAACTCGGTGACTCTTCTTTTAACCCTCTTGTGTTCATAGCTGGATTGATAATCAAAGCAATTGGGCTCCAAATTAATCTGATAATTAGCATTGTGACATTCCCAGCTTGGATTTTGTATAATTCTTACATGCTTTTGGTTGACCCTTTACAAATTGTGGGTAGAGGGAGAGAGTTTTTGAAGGCAAAGTTGGTAAATTTATCGGCATTGGCTGCCGGAGCGGTTAGTCCTTTGGTTGGTGAGTGGGTGAAGGACAAGGACTCGGTTTGGAAGGTGGCATTGCGATTCGGGTGGGGTTTGCTATGGGCGTGTTATGTAGGTTTCTTGTTGTGTGGTCTTTTGGTGTCGTCGCTTGTGTTTAGTGGGGTTTTTATGAGGTACATTGTGGTCGAGCCGCTGCAGATGAAGGAAATGTTGAACTTTGATTACACAAAGCATAGTCCGGTGGCCTATGTGCCGGTGGTGTCGTGTGCAGGGGTCGGTTGTGGTGTGGATTGTAAAGAGAAGGTTCGGGATGGGGGGATTTTCGGGTATAGGGTTATACCTCCTGGTCACAAATTGGCGGCTAGTGTTAAGTTTGTGTTGCCTGAATCGGAGTACAACAGGAATCTTGGGATCTTTCAG GTCAGGGTACAGTTCCTGTCTGCTGAAGGCAAAACCCTTGCCAGTTTGAGCCATCCATGCATGTTATATTTTAAAAGTGAGCCAATCCGCCTTCTATTGACGTTCATAAAGATTGCTCCTCTTATATCTGGCTACATTTCAGAGTCCCAAACTCTGAATCTGAAGTTCCGAGGGTTTGTGGAAGGTGATATTCCTACTGCCTGCTTGAAAGTGACAATCGAACAACGTGCAGAATACAATCCTGGCGCTGGTATTCCCGAAATATACGATTCATCCATGACCCTTGAATCGGAACTTCCCCTGTTTAAAAGGATTATATGGAACTGGAGGAGAACTTTATTTGTTTGGATGAGTATAATGATGTTCATGATGGAGATGCTCTTTACTCTTGTCTGTTGTAGACCTCTAGTTATTCCGAGAGCAAGGCCAAGGGCTGCTTCTGTCAGCACCAGTCCCACTCAAACTCAAAGCAGCCCGCCGGTACGAAACTAG
- the LOC133729392 gene encoding aquaporin NIP1-1-like, whose protein sequence is MAENHASNGNHAVNVEDGRPSSKTNQESSGSFLCVPFMQKVIAEVLGTYFLIFAGCGAVVVNIDTDKTVSFPGIAIVWGLVVMVMIYSVGHISGAHFNPAVTIAFATTRRFPWKQVPPYIIAQVLGSTLASGTLRLIFNHHQDHFAGTSPSGSLLQTFVIEFIITFYLMFVVSGVATDNRAIGELAGIAIGSTVLLNVMFAGPITGASMNPARSLGPVIVSGHYKNLWIYLVAPTLGAVCGALVYNVIRFTDKPLRELTKTGSFLKGSDRT, encoded by the exons ATGGCCGAGAATCATGCAAGTAACGGAAACCATGCTGTCAATGTTGAAGATGGCAGACCTTCCTCCAAAACAAACCAAGAATCAAGCGGTAGCTTTCTCTGTGTACCCTTTATGCAGAAG GTCATTGCTGAGGTGTTGGGGACATATTTCTTGATATTTGCTGGTTGTGGGGCTGTGGTGGTGAATATTGACACTGACAAGACGGTGTCGTTTCCGGGGATTGCAATTGTTTGGGGACTGGTTGTGATGGTCATGATTTACTCTGTGGGTCACATCTCCGGTGCCCATTTCAACCCTGCTGTCACAATTGCTTTTGCTACTACTAGGAGGTTTCCATGGAAACAG GTACCCCCTTATATTATTGCTCAAGTCCTTGGATCAACGCTCGCAAGTGGTACCCTCAGGCTCATATTTAACCACCATCAAGACCACTTTGCAGGAACAAGTCCCAGTGGATCTCTATTGCAGACTTTCGTGATTGAGTTCATCATCACATTTTACCTCATGTTTGTTGTTTCTGGTGTGGCCACTGATAACAGAGCG ATTGGAGAGCTGGCAGGGATTGCCATTGGCTCCACGGTTCTTCTGAACGTGATGTTTGCAGG TCCAATTACAGGAGCATCAATGAACCCAGCAAGAAGCTTAGGGCCTGTAATTGTCTCAGGCCATTACAAAAACCTGTGGATTTACCTAGTGGCACCAACTCTTGGAGCTGTATGTGGTGCCCTGGTCTACAATGTTATCCGATTTACGGATAAGCCACTGCGAGAGCTCACCAAGACTGGATCTTTCTTGAAAGGCTCAGACCGCACCTAA